TTGCCACGTATGTGTGCTGAATGGTGATGCGCCCCGTTCGAACTTTGCCTCAGCGGCTACTCACAGCAACAGCAATTCAAGTCATTTTCAGTCAGCTAATACAAGTTTTATTGGCTTCTCTTCGGCTAATGATAGAAAGGCCCTTCTGTGGCGGCAACATCTCAAGCACATTGCGCTCCCCGTTTGCTTTTAATGTGAATAACCGGCGTCTGGCTAAGCGTTAATTGATTTAGAATTTTTACCAATGAAACATGATAACTTAATTATGATCTGAATAGCATTGCACATTTACCCCCAGATACATATTGGACAGGCCCTGTACTAACCTCTTATCCTTCCAAAAAACTGTATCCTCATCTTCTCTTACTGTTCTTCACAGCCTGATAAACCGAATGCTACAAAGGGATCCGAAGAGGCGAGCGTCGCTGGAGGAGATCGAGAGCCACGCATGGTTGCAAGGAGTGGACCCATCTCCAGCCACTAAATACAGCACCCCATTGGTGTCTCACAAGAATCTGTCAGAAGAGGAACACAACAGCATCATCCAACGCATGGTGCTGGGAGACATCGCCGACAGAGAAGCCATCACCGAGTAAGGCTTGTTGTAGGCTTGTGATACAAATGTTAAGAAGCTGGGATATCCTCAGGCTAATGTACAgcattttccacagaagaaataccTCTCTGTCATTCTTTGATTTCTCTTAAGCAGGACTGTCTTGAAATGAAAGACTATTTAGAAAGGGCCTCCAGGTTTGTGTAATCAGCTTGTGTAATCAACTCGCGCTATGTTTTTATTCATGCGAGTGAGGCGAAAAACATCTGGAAAGCCAAACGTGGACGTGTGGGTTCACAGCACCATACAGAGGTGCACACAACTCGGTAAAGTTCTATCATAGATTTCAGGTTGCCCGCGAACAGCTACAATAATGCACTCCTCCATTTTCGGATTCAACCAGATGTGCAAGTAAGCTCTTCGCTGATTGGCATGCATAAGAAGGCGTCGGGCAAATTTTccattcaaattaaaattgttGAACCTTTGCGGAAGACGAGATTGACGTGAATATCTCACGTCAGCATAATTTGCGTCACCTGGCTCCAATTTTCTTTGATGAAGACGAGACTTTGAAGAGCTAAAACTAATATTTGatgataaaaactatgacaaaatATATGCCGTGTCTTCGTTAACAAGACAAGATGggactataatgttatttgaggactaccGGACATTCAAAATACATCCAATAGGCTACTGTCTTGTCCTTAAATGTGCATCCCTGTCATTGGATTGCAATCAGATAAGGGGCATTCGCATATCTAGTCTCATTATAGAAGCCGCAGTGGATGGATATACTACCAAAACGCGAACTATCGATCTGAAACAATAGCCTTAGCAGTTAGCACCCAAAAGGGTAAGGATGAGGTGACCAGATGTCCTGTTTTCCCCAGGAGTCACAATTTGTTGTCCATTAAACTTAAAGTTATTGAAGGCGGAATAGGCAGAAtcgcgctgatggcggtgctctCTCTCGCGCATGTTACGCTTCGTCAGTTCTCATTTACAGCGCGCGATCAGTGCTCAgcactcaaatacacacacagcagtccacATGTCTATCATGTAGAATATCTCACGAAAATACAGCTATAGATTAAGTGAAGGTGAACAGGTGGGTAAAAACTGAACGTATGTCAGTATTACATGCATgccgtcttaaagggacagcattcCTTATTAAGTACCTATTCgtgtcattaatgttaaccaacaaatattaaatatttaaagtaaacCTAATGTATctgaaaaactattattttttataaatttctctctttttactactattaaagggatatttcacccaaaattaaaaattaaaatgcgcTCTATTTGAAATAGGAATCATTGCCACATTTTGtgttaacatttttcatttatcacCGTCTcgtttgtatttggccagtttggagaaagcctCACCAAACCTGACCAGCTAATCGTTTGTGATTACGGGAACTTGTACAAATGCGGATGGGTGACATGAATGGAGATGGCTCCAGATCGGTGATGTTGTATTTGGTTTCCCAACAAGGTCCATTGCACCACAGAAAATGcatttgctgaatgcataaactgtattttcctgCGCTCAAACCTGCCAATCTAAAGGAAACGCTGTGCATGGTGTCTGAGGAAATTTGTGAATTACCATATACTTAtagtctaaataaaaaaaaattgcaactattactgttattacactTGTATACAAAACTTCATATTATGCTTGGTAAGTGCATAATGTCGCATGCACTACCGCCGGTGGCAGTAGACATCACGTTTGTCACAGCCCTACACAGTCAGTTAGTGATGTACCAAAATTCCGGCAACTGCAGTAGTTTTAGAGGGCAGCAATCAATAACCAAAACAGTGACTTTTTAATAGTATATCTCTGATGCTGCGTTGTGACTGTGTCAGCATAAGTTTCATACAAACAGCCTGGATAAGCTACAACAGGTAAACATAACACCTACTGTATGTGGATATAATTTACTGTAACCAAAAATTATACTTGAGTAGCAACATGTAGGCCTAAACATTTTTGGGCTGAAATATTGATAGGTGGTTCATTGCTGAAGAATATGAATTATGGCTGGTTTAATATATCACCTGAAAACAATGTTCATgttgttttcagttttagtttttggcCAATTGAAAACTTTTcagtttctgtttcacaaaaaaaattatttctataCACCAGTAAATTTGGCAATGTTTAATTGCAATCTTTATGAAATCTGAAAATGAATAGCCAtgttttacactcttaaaaatagagGTGCCTAAGAGGTTCTTCAGAGGCTATggcataaaataacatttcagtcaaaggttctttaaagaaccatctctttcttacctttttataatctgaagaaccttctttcgccactAAGAAACTTTTGTgtaacagaaaggttcttcagatgctaaaggttctttatggaaccatgtAGGCAAAAAGGTTAttctatggcatcatgaagcacctttatttttaagagtgtatactGGTGTGTCCATCTAGGCTGTTGTAAGACAGCATGGTTTTATTAGTAGTAGGGTACCATTTTTCACAAGCGTTAAAAAATAAGTTCATTTCACTGTCAGTGGAGCATGAAACGAACATAGGGCAAAAGACTCCCGCTGTACAGTCTTGTAGAAAGATGCATGCTGGGTGATGGTTCAAAGCACCCATCAGTCTTTTCTTTGTCTTTGATCCCACTCCACAGCAGCTAGGGAACCCCACTGTGAGAAACTGTCTGCCTTAAAGGAACCCTCAATATGTTTTAAAGAAGTGTACTGAATAATCGCATTAAAATCCCATGTACAAGTCATTTCTACAATtttcttttcacacacacacacacacacacaaaatataagtTCACCTGAAGATCACTACTTATGTTGCTATTTATGATATTTGCTCAGCGCCTTAAGAGCTGAACTGAGCCATGAACACAGGCCATGACGCGGATTCAAGCCTTACCAAAAGATCGTCGCAACCTGATTTGAACTAATTTGTTCAATTGTTGGTATGTAATCCCAGAAGAAGCAGTGTAATCATTGCTAACATGCCCAGACTCACAAGCTTGAAATGTTGGGTGCAGAATGTCCCATTTGAATTGGGAGATTGTGTTATCTGGGACTCTTCATAGTTATATTAGTCTCAGGTGTTCAAAATTTGGGGCACTATACAAGACCTTTTGAACTAATAGAAGCCACTTGGGTCTCTAGTTGTTAGAGCCCTGGACTTTTACTTGTTCTTTGACATGATTGCTTTGTCTAAATGGGTATTTCTCTCTCAAACACTGTCTGTGTCTCCTCCTCACTTGTCCATTCTCTTTGCTCTTCCTCCAGAGCCCTAGAGACAAACAAGTACAACCACATCACTGCTACTTACTTCTTGTTGGCTGAACGGATCCTGAGGGAAAAGCAGGAGAAAGAGGTGCAACCTCGTTCTTCCAGCCCCAGCAACATCAAGGCCCACTTCAGGTACCTCATGGGAGTTATTCTATCTTAGCTGTCTGTCATTTAGTcatttgtgttttgtcaaaagAGTGCTACTTTTAGTTATGTATGTTTTATCAAGCACACTGGGTTTTGGTGCAACATGAAAATCTCAGTGTTGAAGATGTTTGAAACGTTTTTGTGACCTTCCCAATTACAACCAATTGGTTTTGCCATGTGCCACATTATACCAAGAGAGCAAGAATTAAAATAGATTGGGAGAGGAAAGGAGTGTGTCTTCCTTTATTGCAGAATCCCATGGGCACCCTGTGGAATGTCTTTATTTATGTTTGTAGAAAGGTCAGGCAGTGGATCCCTATGGTTTTAATGGTAATTACATTTTAGGAATTTTTTACTGCAGGCGCTATCACaacacagacataataacaaaaatgtaattgaaaaccCAATTACATGGAGATTTGTACATTCATGCCATCTAGTAACAAACTTGAACTGGTACCAAAGTAAACCAGTGGAGAAACCATGTGGTTAACTTTCCTCTAAAAATTTGTACTTGGCTCCTGCCTTAGTATATTTGATAGCAATGCtcttaatcattattattataattattttttgtaattgtctAAATAAACTGTTTCAAATTAGTCTGCCATGCATTAGTGGACATAGGCAGGCTAAGTGCAGGTTTGTTGTCTCTCAGAAGGTTGTCTGTGTGGAGTAAGGGGCAGGATTCACTGTAAGAGGTTGTGAGAGGTCAGCTCTGCTAGATGTCAGAATCCCTGTCTGTTCTCCATGCTGTGTGTGGACAGCACGCACATCCTCTGAGCACCGCACTGGGTGACAAATGTGTTTAAAAGATGAGGCTGAAATTGGTTTGGACTGACCTAGAAAAGCAGTGAGGCTGCGGATGCTTTCTGAAAGGAGCAGGCAGTGGAAGAAATGAGAGGATGTGGTGGGAAAGAGATGTAGGAGAGGAAGATGTTGGGAGGGGAAGAGTCCTCAGGATGCAGCAGAGATCATGAGAGGGtgacaaatgcttttttttttttttttggggggggggggattcaacatatataaactgaatgGAAAAGCAAACTGAGCCTCCCAGATTCTTCCCAGAATCATGTAATTCGACCTTGGCTATAGGTAAGCCAGATCACGACTGCAGTGTTCATGTTAAACAGTTTGCCCTTCATAGACAGAGAGAGTTTATAGGATGTAATGTGCTCAGAATTGTAATTCCTGATCCTAGTGCAGAATATAGCAGTAGAGTATAAATTCTGACTTGAATGTTATTTTGACATATGAGGTTGATTCTTGATATTATGCAGAATTTTCAACGTTTACACTGACAGCAGCATTTGCAACAACCTTATTAGACCATTGCAgtatttctgtaaatattttttttaatgatgaacaGATATGATAATGTTTACGATCCTTTCTCATCAGGCCTGTAAACACAACTAGTCCGATTTTGAAGTCCACTTCATTATGTCCTAGAAATGGTTACTCAATGTTTGAATTGTTTGGCTTGTCTTCATACCAGCATAAGGTTTACAGTGTTAATGCGGAAAGGGCAACCGGAGAGGACGTGCTGGAACCATGTTTCACCAATTTACTTTGTTCCAAAGCCTCAACTGAGTATATCTTTCCATAGCAACTTGCCTGAAAGTGCACATACTATTCGGTGTAAATGAAACTCTAGCAGGAAGGTTAGAACATAAGAAAAGACAATAAAAGCAAGTTACAGTAAGTATTCCGAGTTATCTTGTAAATCGCCATGTTCCTTGCTTGAGTGCTTGGCACGAGAAGGAAATCTGGCTTTTGTCAGGGACTGTCATTAACATTTGGGTTGTTTTCCTAAGGCGGTCTCGAGAGCTTCTGTCTTTAAAAGTCAGGCAAATGGCAATGTCCAGCTTTACTGACTATCATCTGCTTAAGTTACCACATTATGCTGTTTTTGACTTTGGGGAATTGTACTCTTTTTAAGGCAAGGTTATTTATATCAAGGACTGtgtccctttttctttttttattgcaggCAGTCATGGCCAACCAAAATCGACATGCATCAGGACATCGAGGACAGCTTAGCCTCTTCATCCATCTCTCATGCTGGGGGTCCACAGTCTCCTGCTCGCAGTACAGAGAGTCTGCTAAATGGTCACCGCAGTAAAGGGCTTCTGGAAGTGAGCCGTAGAGAGGAGATTAGCGAAGCCTCCAGCAGCTCTGCTGCACCTGCTGCTCTGCTCCCAAACCTTCTTAAACCTGGGGTCGTGGCTCCCCTTGCATCCGCTTCAGCCAAGCAACGAACCTGCCTCTTTCGGGTGgaagaagatgaggaggaggaagaagaacagGAGCCTTCACCATTGTCCACTCAGGTGGTCCTACGCCGTAAACCACTGTCCATCACCAACCGGCTTACATCTCGCAAAAGTGCCCCAGTGCTCAATCAGATCTTTGAGGAGGAAGGTGAATCAGATGATGACTTTGACATGGATGAGAGTCTTCCACCCAAGCTCAGCCGGTTGAAGATGAACATCGCATCTCCTGGCACGGCTCAGAAGCGATACCACCGGCGCAAAAGTCAGGGCCGCGGTTCAAGCTGCTCTAGCTCTGAGACCAGCGATGATGATTCAGAGAGCCATCGCAGACGACTAGACAAAGACACAGGGTTCACCTACAACAGGAACCGCAGGGACAGTAGTGAGGGTCCACCTGGAAACTCTGGGGGCAATGGGGGTGGAAGTAGCGGAGGACAGAGCAAACCACCTGGGGAAGGCAACTCAGGACCAGACAGGGGCAGTCCTCCAGGAGGGGGGAATAGTGGTAGTACAGGAGGGGGCAGTGGAGGAGGTGGGAGTACAAAAGGACAAGGAGGCCCTTCCAGCTGTTCCCgtagcaacaacaacaatgctTCATCTGGCTCGACACGTAGTGCAGCTCGGAGTGCTGGGGAACTGGTAGAGAGTCTGAAACTCATGAGTCTATGCTTGAGTTCCCAGTTTCAGCATCGCAGCTCTGGAGGTTGTGGTGGTGGACGGTTTATCCTAGATCCTCAGAGCCTGTCCAGCGTTAAAGTCCAGGAGAAGTCCTCCTGGAAGATGTGCATTGGTTCTAACAACAGTCTAGACAAAGTGATCAACCCTGCTTTGAATGGTGGCGTTGGGGCGATGGAGCATTATCAAGACCAAACGGCAGTCATGTTAAATGAACTTGGCCTGGTCAAGGAGAACAACCTGAACTTGAAAAATAATGTTCTCCAGCTACCTCTGTGTGAAAAGACCATCTCCGTGAACATCCAGCGAAGCCCCAGGGATGGGCTACTCTGTGCCTCAGCCCAGGCCAGCTGCTGTCAGGTCATATGATGGCACATCACACGGCTGGTTCTCAGAGTGGATTGTTTCTATTGCCACATTTGTAGCAAATGATGACTTGAGTTCTCCACCAGTAGCTGTCTATGACCTCTCTTGATCCCAACTTGACCTTTAAATCTGCCTTCTGTGTCGTCTTAAACATTCTTACAACTTATTTATTAAGTTCTCCTCTTGGACCCATTGGTTTTTAATGAAGTGCACGCTGCtatccttttcttttttgtatctttattttatttgcccAATTAGACTTCGATATTTGTTTTCCAAGTCCTGTTCAGTTTGCTTTTTAGCCCTTGAGATGAAAGTTTCTTAAAATGAATTCCATGGTTGAAACACCACCCAATCAGTCAAGAGTTGTGGAAactgtatgtataaataaatgacctttaataaaatgagatttaaattaAGACCAAGAGTATGATAGAACACAACATGGCAATTCATAAAATAAGCACTTAAAGAAACTCGACCACAACTGGTGTTTGTAAATTTTAGCCCCAATATGATTGTAATGAGATGGtaatacagtaaaagcaatagTGAGAGTAAAGAACAAAGCCTTTTTTTACTTCATAGTGCTGTCTGATGAGTCTTAAACTGAATAACCATTTGCACActctttttcaccttttttttaattgttactgACTGTTTCCAAGTCACCATTTAGAAATGTTCAATATAGAAAAACTTTTTGAGGTTAATGACAATCAGTTGCAATAACAATAGATATTTTTAATGGATCATTTCCAAAAGGAGGCTACAAATAAcccataattttatttaatattctttttttttttattgttttatatgaataacattaaaacacattcacCATGTTCTTGATTCACATC
The nucleotide sequence above comes from Carassius gibelio isolate Cgi1373 ecotype wild population from Czech Republic chromosome B16, carGib1.2-hapl.c, whole genome shotgun sequence. Encoded proteins:
- the LOC127975035 gene encoding SNF-related serine/threonine-protein kinase; its protein translation is MAGIKRGYDGKIAGLYDLDKTLGRGHFAVVKLARHVFTGEKVAVKVIDKTKLDMVATGHLFQEVRCMKLVQHPNIVRLYEVIDTQTKLYLILELGDGGDMFDYIMKHEEGLNEELAKKYFAQIVHAISYCHRLHVVHRDLKPENVVFFEKQGLVKLTDFGFSNKFQPGKKLTTSCGSLAYSAPEILLGDEYDAPAVDIWSLGVILFMLVCGQPPFQEANDSETLTMIMDCKYTVPAHVSNACKDLINRMLQRDPKRRASLEEIESHAWLQGVDPSPATKYSTPLVSHKNLSEEEHNSIIQRMVLGDIADREAITEALETNKYNHITATYFLLAERILREKQEKEVQPRSSSPSNIKAHFRQSWPTKIDMHQDIEDSLASSSISHAGGPQSPARSTESLLNGHRSKGLLEVSRREEISEASSSSAAPAALLPNLLKPGVVAPLASASAKQRTCLFRVEEDEEEEEEQEPSPLSTQVVLRRKPLSITNRLTSRKSAPVLNQIFEEEGESDDDFDMDESLPPKLSRLKMNIASPGTAQKRYHRRKSQGRGSSCSSSETSDDDSESHRRRLDKDTGFTYNRNRRDSSEGPPGNSGGNGGGSSGGQSKPPGEGNSGPDRGSPPGGGNSGSTGGGSGGGGSTKGQGGPSSCSRSNNNNASSGSTRSAARSAGELVESLKLMSLCLSSQFQHRSSGGCGGGRFILDPQSLSSVKVQEKSSWKMCIGSNNSLDKVINPALNGGVGAMEHYQDQTAVMLNELGLVKENNLNLKNNVLQLPLCEKTISVNIQRSPRDGLLCASAQASCCQVI